In the genome of Candidatus Aminicenantes bacterium, the window CCGTTCGGTCTGCTCGTTTTAAAGCACGCGAACGGCCGCCTTGTCAACTTGATCCTGGCCGCCGTCATCGTCCTGTTCGCCCTCTACAACCTGATCCGGCCCGGCCTTCTGCGCCTGCGGACCGATCGAACGGCCCCTCTCTTCGGGCTCGTCGCCGGTGTCCTCGGGGCGGCCTACAACACCAACGGGCCGCCGGTGATCTTCTACGGAGCCCTGCGGGGCTGGGCGCCGAAGTCGTTCCGGGCCACCCTGCAGGGATATTTCCTGCCGACCGGGACGGCCATCCTGATCGGCCAGGGGATCGCGGGCCTGATGACGGGCCCCGTCCTGAAAACCTATCTCTACGCCCTGCCCCTCATCGCCCTCGGCACGACGGCCGGGTGGATGCTCGGAGCGCTCATCCCGGCCCGCCGCCACGCGAGCTGGATCTACGCCCTCATGCTGGGCGCAGGGCTCGTCCTGGTCGGCAAAACCGTTTTCTGAGCGCGGCCGACGTTCGGGCGAGGGGATGCTCCGCCGAAGCCGGCGAATCCTTTAAAGAGTGACTTCGGCCGAACGTCCGATCTTCGCTCCGGCCGCGTCGAACGCCTCGACGCGGTAGGAATACGCATGCCCTTTCTGAATGGTCAGATCGTTGAAGGTATGGGCATTCCCGGATATATTCGCCGCGGGGACTTCCTGAATCGACTGATATGCGGCGCCGTCCGCGGATCGATAAAGGACATAGCGGGACACATCGAGGCCCGCCGGGTTCTCGATGCTCAGCTTAACGATGCCATAATTCTTCTTGATCAGCCAAGCACGGTCCACACCCAACGAGACATCAAGCGTTAGGACGATG includes:
- a CDS encoding sulfite exporter TauE/SafE family protein; amino-acid sequence: PFGLLVLKHANGRLVNLILAAVIVLFALYNLIRPGLLRLRTDRTAPLFGLVAGVLGAAYNTNGPPVIFYGALRGWAPKSFRATLQGYFLPTGTAILIGQGIAGLMTGPVLKTYLYALPLIALGTTAGWMLGALIPARRHASWIYALMLGAGLVLVGKTVF